A genome region from Crossiella equi includes the following:
- a CDS encoding DUF2690 domain-containing protein — translation MSLTSFLGKAAAAAALLLATLSLQQAPASAAPAAPQQAASSQQAACWGSSCAGLDPQSSGCSASGYTVESFTAYWGDLVELRHSWDCGAYWTRVTANSDNRPYRTATQSGRDNGTVIYEHTVSGNCWPNGTGQPCAATWTPMVAGALIRTCHNADRLECTAWRVTSSG, via the coding sequence ATGAGCCTGACCTCCTTCCTCGGCAAGGCAGCGGCCGCCGCGGCCCTGCTCCTCGCCACGCTGTCCCTGCAACAGGCCCCGGCCAGTGCCGCCCCCGCCGCCCCCCAGCAGGCGGCCTCCTCCCAGCAGGCCGCCTGCTGGGGGTCGAGCTGCGCCGGTCTGGACCCGCAGTCCTCCGGCTGTTCCGCCAGCGGCTACACCGTCGAGTCCTTCACCGCGTACTGGGGCGACCTGGTCGAGCTCCGGCACAGCTGGGACTGCGGTGCCTACTGGACCCGGGTCACCGCGAACAGCGACAACCGCCCGTACCGCACGGCGACCCAGTCCGGCCGTGACAACGGCACCGTGATCTACGAGCACACCGTCTCGGGCAACTGCTGGCCCAACGGCACCGGCCAGCCCTGCGCCGCCACATGGACTCCGATGGTCGCCGGTGCCCTCATCCGCACCTGCCACAACGCCGACCGCCTGGAGTGCACCGCCTGGCGCGTCACCAGCTCGGGCTGA
- a CDS encoding TetR/AcrR family transcriptional regulator has product MTETRRRRSAPATKAAILEAARARFSAEGFERVRLRDVAADVGVDAAMVVRYFGTKDNLFAEAAELRLDLPDLTGVPPEELAATLLPRFFEVWEDNAFLSLLRASATSDTARAKMQALFVTQVLPVLTAAAVDQPERRAALLGTQILGLAFSRYVLGIGPVSAMSRAEVMAWLGPVVRHYLTGDPDGL; this is encoded by the coding sequence GTGACCGAGACCCGCCGCCGCCGCTCCGCCCCCGCCACCAAGGCCGCCATCCTGGAGGCGGCCCGGGCCAGGTTCAGCGCGGAGGGCTTCGAGCGGGTGCGGTTGCGGGACGTGGCCGCGGACGTGGGCGTCGACGCGGCGATGGTGGTGCGCTACTTCGGCACCAAGGACAACCTCTTCGCCGAGGCGGCCGAGCTGCGGCTGGACCTGCCGGACCTGACGGGCGTCCCGCCGGAGGAGCTGGCGGCCACGCTGCTGCCGCGCTTCTTCGAGGTGTGGGAGGACAACGCCTTCCTGTCCCTGCTGCGGGCCTCGGCCACCAGCGACACGGCGCGGGCGAAGATGCAGGCCCTGTTCGTCACCCAGGTGCTCCCGGTCCTCACCGCCGCGGCGGTCGACCAGCCGGAACGCCGGGCGGCCCTGCTGGGCACGCAGATCCTGGGACTGGCCTTCTCGCGCTACGTCCTGGGCATCGGCCCGGTGTCGGCGATGAGCCGGGCGGAGGTCATGGCCTGGCTCGGGCCGGTCGTGCGGCACTACCTGACGGGGGATCCGGACGGGCTGTGA
- a CDS encoding FAD-dependent oxidoreductase, translating into MDVVDVVVVGAGPTGSTVAAELALAGRSVVVLDKRTEVSPHSRAFGVQARTLEALASRGLAEQLIGTGQASPGLMLWGGTTLSLQNLPSPFPFVLVTPQSCVDTLLEKHAVSAGAHVVRGAQVIGLTQHADHVEVLAHTPDGERRLRARYVVGADGAHSTVRTLLDVEFPGKALLNSIMLADVRLTAPPRTVITVNAVKDRFAFLAPFGDGWYRLITWDRRNEDVPDFQATEQAIRETLVAAHGTDHGLAEFRWVGKFRSDERQVAEYRHGRVFLAGDAAHIHSPAGGQGMNTGIQDGFNLGWKLAAVLDGADEAVLDTYQQERHPVGRLVLRSSGAMIRMITLRPAPARLFRRLVPPLLFRVPRLTAKVAGMFSGIALRYPGRGLVGTRAGDVPLRTGGLFAAQRDGGFVLVLATDAPEVTAPVRVVRRTDGGPSILVRPDGYIAWAGDGSWQEALAHWTEPGGF; encoded by the coding sequence GTGGACGTCGTCGATGTTGTCGTGGTGGGTGCCGGTCCCACCGGGAGCACGGTCGCCGCCGAGCTCGCCCTCGCCGGGCGGTCGGTCGTGGTCCTGGACAAGCGCACCGAGGTGTCGCCGCACAGCCGCGCCTTCGGCGTGCAGGCCCGCACCCTGGAGGCGCTCGCCAGCCGCGGCCTGGCCGAACAGCTGATCGGCACCGGACAGGCCTCCCCCGGCCTGATGCTGTGGGGCGGTACCACGCTCAGCCTCCAGAACCTGCCCTCGCCGTTCCCGTTCGTGCTGGTCACTCCGCAGTCCTGCGTGGACACGCTGTTGGAGAAGCACGCCGTCTCCGCCGGGGCGCACGTGGTGCGCGGCGCCCAGGTCATCGGGCTCACCCAGCACGCCGACCACGTCGAGGTGCTCGCGCACACCCCGGACGGCGAGCGGCGGCTGCGGGCCCGCTACGTGGTCGGTGCCGACGGCGCGCACAGCACCGTGCGCACGCTGCTGGACGTGGAGTTCCCCGGCAAGGCCCTGCTCAACTCGATCATGCTGGCCGACGTGCGCCTCACCGCGCCGCCCCGCACGGTGATCACCGTCAACGCGGTCAAGGACCGCTTCGCCTTCCTCGCCCCGTTCGGCGACGGCTGGTACCGGCTGATCACCTGGGACCGGCGCAACGAGGACGTGCCGGACTTCCAGGCCACCGAGCAGGCGATCCGGGAGACACTGGTGGCCGCCCACGGCACCGACCACGGGCTGGCCGAGTTCCGCTGGGTCGGCAAGTTCCGCAGCGACGAGCGCCAGGTCGCCGAGTACCGGCACGGCCGGGTGTTCCTGGCCGGGGACGCCGCGCACATCCACTCCCCCGCGGGCGGTCAGGGTATGAACACCGGCATCCAGGACGGGTTCAACCTCGGCTGGAAGCTGGCCGCCGTGCTCGACGGCGCCGACGAGGCGGTGCTGGACACCTACCAGCAGGAGCGGCACCCCGTCGGGAGGCTGGTGCTGCGCAGCAGCGGCGCGATGATCCGCATGATCACCCTGCGCCCCGCGCCCGCACGCCTGTTCCGGCGCCTGGTCCCGCCACTGCTGTTCCGCGTCCCGAGGCTCACCGCCAAGGTGGCCGGGATGTTCTCCGGCATCGCGCTGCGCTACCCCGGCCGCGGTCTGGTCGGCACCCGCGCCGGGGACGTGCCGCTCCGCACCGGCGGGCTGTTCGCCGCGCAGCGCGACGGCGGTTTTGTGCTCGTACTGGCCACCGACGCACCGGAGGTCACCGCACCGGTGCGCGTGGTGCGCCGCACCGACGGCGGGCCGTCGATCCTGGTGCGCCCGGACGGCTACATCGCCTGGGCCGGGGACGGCTCCTGGCAGGAGGCACTGGCCCACTGGACTGAGCCGGGAGGCTTCTGA
- a CDS encoding helix-turn-helix domain-containing protein — MTDDDLLAAVGPRLRALRKSRDRTLAELSLATGISESTLSRLESGQRKATLELLLPLSRTYDVPLDDLVGAPRTGDPRIHLKPVHRFGMTFIPLSRRPGGVQSFKMLIPGWQSEPEPTPQVHAGFEWLYVLNGRLRLVLGDRDLTLPSGQAAEFDTGQPHWLGSADGQAVELLVLFDPQGVRAHVHPRA, encoded by the coding sequence ATGACCGACGACGACCTGCTGGCGGCGGTGGGCCCGCGCCTGCGCGCGCTGCGCAAGTCCCGCGATCGCACGCTGGCCGAGCTGTCGCTGGCCACGGGCATCTCGGAGAGCACGCTGTCCAGGCTGGAGAGCGGCCAGCGCAAGGCCACCCTGGAACTGCTGCTGCCGCTGTCCCGCACCTATGACGTGCCGCTGGACGACCTCGTCGGCGCGCCCCGGACCGGTGACCCGCGCATCCACCTCAAACCCGTGCACCGCTTCGGCATGACCTTCATCCCGCTGTCCCGCCGCCCTGGCGGGGTGCAGTCGTTCAAGATGCTGATCCCGGGCTGGCAGTCCGAACCGGAGCCCACACCCCAGGTGCATGCGGGCTTCGAGTGGCTGTACGTCCTCAATGGACGGTTGCGGCTGGTGCTGGGCGACCGCGACCTGACCCTGCCCTCAGGTCAGGCCGCGGAGTTCGACACCGGGCAGCCGCACTGGCTGGGCAGCGCGGACGGGCAGGCGGTGGAGCTGCTGGTGCTGTTCGACCCGCAGGGCGTGCGCGCGCACGTGCACCCGAGGGCCTGA
- a CDS encoding alpha/beta fold hydrolase — translation MRPTALLLAAVLALTACGSAPEVPAHASATHADPRFAKTFTHEFAEVDGVRLHYVKGGQGSPVVLLHGWPQTWYGWWPVMPALAERHTVYAVDLPGLGDSGGRPRGYDKATLARYVHGLVADRLGIRDAAVVGHDLGAGVAFQYAAQFPRDTARLGYLDLPLPGPGIDGNAYRRLSWHIAFHSQPRVPETVVGDNVREYLDLFYPQVAFGGSAFGGTSTRSPFSAAEVDEYARTYRRPEVLSGGFELYRALDQDVRDTTAAAPVTTPALVLAAQGQAEAIRGIAAPRLANVVRTADVPNAGHWLVEENPEFLTQELLRFLA, via the coding sequence ATGAGACCCACGGCCCTCCTCCTCGCGGCGGTGCTCGCCCTGACCGCCTGCGGCAGCGCACCGGAAGTCCCCGCCCACGCCTCCGCCACCCACGCCGACCCGCGCTTCGCCAAGACCTTCACACACGAGTTCGCCGAGGTGGACGGGGTGCGCCTGCACTACGTCAAGGGCGGCCAGGGCTCGCCGGTGGTGCTGCTGCACGGCTGGCCGCAGACCTGGTACGGCTGGTGGCCGGTCATGCCCGCGCTCGCCGAGCGGCACACCGTCTACGCCGTGGACCTGCCCGGCCTCGGGGACAGCGGCGGACGGCCGCGCGGCTACGACAAGGCCACGCTCGCGCGGTACGTGCACGGGCTGGTCGCGGACAGGCTCGGCATCCGGGACGCCGCGGTGGTGGGCCACGACCTGGGCGCCGGGGTGGCGTTCCAGTACGCCGCGCAGTTCCCCCGGGACACCGCACGGCTGGGCTACCTCGACCTGCCGCTGCCCGGGCCCGGCATCGACGGCAACGCGTACCGGAGACTGAGCTGGCACATCGCCTTCCACAGCCAGCCCCGGGTCCCGGAGACCGTGGTCGGGGACAACGTGCGCGAGTACCTGGACCTGTTCTACCCCCAGGTCGCCTTCGGCGGCTCCGCGTTCGGCGGCACCTCCACCCGGTCCCCGTTCAGCGCGGCGGAGGTCGACGAGTACGCGCGCACCTACCGGCGGCCCGAGGTGCTCTCCGGTGGCTTCGAGCTCTACCGCGCGCTGGACCAGGATGTGCGGGACACGACCGCCGCCGCACCGGTGACCACCCCGGCGCTGGTCCTGGCCGCGCAGGGCCAGGCCGAGGCCATCCGGGGCATCGCCGCGCCGAGGCTGGCCAACGTCGTGCGGACCGCGGACGTGCCGAACGCCGGGCACTGGCTCGTCGAGGAGAACCCGGAGTTCCTCACCCAGGAGCTGCTGCGGTTCCTGGCTTAG
- a CDS encoding alpha/beta fold hydrolase, with protein sequence MDFEDVYVPTVLGRLRVRSAGTGPAMLFWPSLLMDGALWTPQAEYFAATRRVLLLDPPGHGASEPLTGPFTFDDCARCVVQILDHLGLSRVDLVGNSWGGMVGVTFAAHHPDRVGVSVLLNCTASPAGRRQRLEYGLLTRAARLIGGVRGPLLPSALGAFLGPTSRATRPHAVTALRATLSRLDVTSVPHAVTSVVPRRPDQRPLLATIRTPVLVLAGAEDATFPVAETKEVADGIPGAEFVVLDGVAHLAALEVPETVNTLIDGFLRAQA encoded by the coding sequence ATGGACTTCGAGGACGTGTACGTGCCGACCGTGCTCGGCAGGCTGCGCGTGCGCAGCGCGGGCACCGGCCCGGCCATGCTGTTCTGGCCGAGCCTGCTGATGGACGGTGCACTGTGGACACCGCAGGCGGAGTACTTCGCGGCCACGCGCCGGGTCCTGCTGCTGGACCCGCCCGGGCACGGCGCGTCCGAACCGCTCACCGGACCGTTCACCTTCGACGACTGCGCGCGCTGCGTCGTGCAGATCCTGGACCACCTGGGACTGTCCCGTGTGGACCTGGTCGGCAACTCCTGGGGCGGCATGGTCGGCGTGACCTTCGCCGCCCACCACCCCGACCGCGTGGGCGTCTCGGTGCTGCTGAACTGCACGGCCAGCCCGGCCGGACGCCGCCAGCGCCTGGAGTACGGCCTGCTCACCCGCGCCGCCCGCCTGATCGGCGGTGTCCGGGGGCCGCTGCTGCCGTCCGCGCTGGGCGCGTTCCTGGGCCCGACCTCCCGGGCCACCCGCCCGCACGCGGTGACCGCCCTCCGCGCGACCCTGTCCCGCCTGGACGTCACGTCGGTCCCGCACGCGGTCACCAGCGTGGTGCCCCGCCGCCCGGACCAGCGCCCGCTGCTGGCCACGATCCGCACGCCGGTGCTGGTGCTCGCGGGCGCGGAGGACGCCACGTTCCCGGTGGCGGAGACCAAGGAGGTGGCCGACGGCATCCCGGGCGCGGAGTTCGTGGTGCTGGACGGCGTGGCGCACCTGGCCGCGCTGGAGGTCCCGGAGACGGTGAACACGCTCATCGACGGCTTCCTGCGCGCCCAGGCCTAA
- a CDS encoding dihydrofolate reductase family protein — MAMVITGATTSLDGYVADHNDGVELLFRWYDNGDVPISTTHEELGFRLTQVSADHFRTLVEDTGALVVGRRLFDLTNGWGGEHPLGCPVVVLTHSVPEGWSEVGERFVFVTTGIADAVAKAKELAGEKIVGVAAGVTGGQALDAGLVDEVWIDLAPVVLGGGVPYFAGLEKGPYVLEDPYSIVQGKGVTHLKYRVRPA; from the coding sequence ATGGCCATGGTGATCACCGGCGCGACCACCTCCCTGGACGGTTACGTCGCCGACCACAACGACGGCGTCGAGCTGCTGTTCCGCTGGTACGACAACGGCGACGTCCCGATCAGCACCACACACGAGGAGCTGGGCTTCCGGCTCACGCAGGTCAGCGCCGACCACTTCCGGACGCTGGTCGAGGACACCGGCGCCCTGGTGGTCGGCCGCCGCCTGTTCGACCTGACCAACGGCTGGGGCGGTGAGCACCCGCTCGGCTGCCCGGTGGTGGTCCTGACGCACTCCGTGCCCGAGGGCTGGTCCGAGGTGGGGGAGCGGTTCGTCTTCGTCACCACCGGCATCGCGGACGCGGTGGCCAAGGCGAAGGAGCTCGCGGGCGAGAAGATCGTGGGCGTCGCGGCCGGTGTCACCGGCGGGCAGGCCCTGGACGCGGGCCTGGTCGACGAGGTGTGGATCGACCTGGCCCCGGTGGTCCTCGGCGGCGGCGTGCCCTACTTCGCCGGACTGGAGAAGGGCCCGTACGTGCTGGAGGACCCCTACTCGATCGTCCAGGGCAAGGGTGTCACGCACCTGAAGTACCGCGTCCGTCCCGCCTGA
- a CDS encoding CoA transferase, with product MDRAETDTLTDRVAQAVANPVSHDEFDPHAALDEVLDGLGMSAGDTGGRIEFVGADPVVPSPLRLGAAAAVALVAKSAAVAKLWRVRGGGGQDISADLRSAPHRLCPFYDRKWELLNGYPGTSANVSPAFGFGFYRTADDRWVMPLNPYPKIKVNAQRLLGVPDDADAVAKAIGQWRGAELEEAAVEAGVVLPLLRETGEFLATEQYRTVLAGLPLVEITRIGDSEPEALPEGVAQPLEGVRALGMGHVIAGAGAGRSLALHGADVLNIWRPGETEHENTYMTANVGTRSATIDPYGAEGAARIRGLLAGSDIFYANRRPGYLGQIGLTAEEAAQVRPGIIHVTASLNGPSGPWADRVGFDQTAGSLVGMMNLEGDGTAPALPPILVVNDYIVSWLMAAGATEALARRARDGGSYRVHVSLTRVALWILSLGVFDRDYAHATAGTGGQHAYLDPETFTADTPLGHYQGVTDQVRMSATPGRYRTVLVPKGSSRPEWLPR from the coding sequence GTGGACCGTGCCGAGACCGACACCCTGACCGACCGCGTGGCCCAGGCCGTGGCCAACCCGGTGAGCCACGACGAGTTCGACCCGCACGCCGCCCTCGACGAGGTGCTCGACGGCCTCGGGATGAGTGCGGGTGACACCGGCGGGCGGATCGAGTTCGTGGGGGCCGACCCGGTGGTGCCCAGTCCGCTGCGCCTCGGTGCGGCCGCGGCCGTGGCCCTGGTCGCCAAGTCGGCGGCGGTGGCCAAGCTGTGGCGGGTGCGCGGGGGCGGCGGGCAGGACATCTCGGCCGACCTGCGTTCGGCGCCGCACCGGCTCTGCCCGTTCTACGACCGGAAGTGGGAGCTGCTCAACGGCTACCCCGGCACCTCGGCCAACGTCAGCCCCGCCTTCGGGTTCGGGTTCTACCGGACCGCCGACGACCGCTGGGTGATGCCGCTCAACCCGTACCCCAAGATCAAGGTCAACGCCCAGCGGCTGCTCGGGGTGCCCGACGACGCGGACGCCGTGGCCAAGGCCATCGGGCAGTGGCGCGGCGCCGAGCTGGAGGAGGCCGCGGTCGAGGCCGGGGTGGTGCTGCCGCTGCTGCGCGAGACCGGTGAGTTCCTGGCCACCGAGCAGTACCGGACCGTGCTCGCCGGGCTGCCCCTGGTCGAGATCACCCGGATCGGGGACAGCGAGCCGGAGGCACTGCCCGAGGGGGTGGCGCAGCCGCTGGAGGGCGTGCGCGCGCTCGGCATGGGTCACGTGATCGCCGGGGCCGGGGCCGGGCGGTCGCTGGCCCTGCACGGCGCCGACGTGCTCAACATCTGGCGGCCGGGTGAGACCGAGCACGAGAACACGTACATGACGGCCAACGTGGGCACCCGCTCGGCCACCATCGACCCGTACGGCGCCGAGGGCGCGGCCCGCATCCGGGGCCTGCTCGCCGGGTCCGACATCTTCTACGCCAACCGCAGGCCGGGCTACCTCGGCCAGATCGGCCTCACCGCGGAGGAAGCGGCGCAGGTACGGCCCGGCATCATCCACGTCACCGCCTCGCTGAACGGGCCCAGCGGACCGTGGGCCGACCGCGTCGGCTTCGACCAGACCGCGGGCAGCCTGGTCGGCATGATGAACCTGGAGGGCGACGGCACCGCACCCGCCCTGCCGCCGATCCTGGTGGTCAACGACTACATCGTGTCCTGGCTGATGGCCGCGGGCGCCACCGAGGCACTGGCCCGGCGCGCCCGGGACGGCGGCAGCTACCGCGTGCACGTCTCGCTCACCCGCGTCGCGCTGTGGATCCTCAGCCTCGGCGTCTTCGACCGGGACTACGCGCACGCCACCGCGGGCACCGGTGGGCAGCACGCCTACCTCGATCCGGAGACCTTCACCGCGGACACCCCGCTCGGCCACTACCAGGGCGTCACCGACCAGGTCCGCATGTCCGCCACCCCCGGCCGCTACCGGACGGTGCTGGTGCCGAAGGGCTCGTCCCGGCCGGAGTGGCTGCCGCGATGA